The Streptomyces sp. NBC_00483 genome contains the following window.
CGGCGATGGCGATGGCGTCGAGAGCGAAGGCCGTCAGACTCCACAGCGACAGGATGATCTGGTGCGCGGCCACATCGGCGTCACCGAGCCGGGCCGCGACGGCCGTCGCGATCATCAGGATCGCCCGGAGCGAGATCGTACGGACCAGGAGCGGCGCGCCTGCCTGGGCGCAGGCCTTGATGCCGGCGGCATCTGGACGCAGCGAAGCTCCATGGCGGCGGGCGCCGCGGATCACGACGACGAGATAGACGGCGGCCATGCCGACCTGGGCGATGACGGTGCCCCAGGCCGAACCCGCGATGCCCAGTCCGGCACCGTAGACGAGCGCGACGTTCAGCCCGGCATTGGCGACGAAGCCGGCGATCGCCACATAGAGAGGGGTCTTGGTGTTCTGCAGCCCGCGCAGCACACCGGTGGCGGCGAGGACGATGAGCATCGGGGGAATGCCGAGCGAGGAAATGCGCAGGTAGGTGATCGCGTAGGGCGTCGCCGTGTCGGAAGCGCCGAAGAGCTCGACCAGCGCCGGGGCCGTGGGCAGGGCGACCGCGACCACCACGGCTCCGAGGAACAGGGCGAGCCAGATGCCGTCCATGCCCTGCTGGATGGCGGACTTCAGATCGCCGGAGCCGACGCGGCGGGCAACCGCCGCGGTGGTCGCGTAGGCGAGGAAGACGAAGATGCTGACCGCGGTCTGCAGCAGGGCCGAGGCGACGGCAAGTCCGGCGAGCTGTGAGGTGCCGAGATGGCCGACGATGGCGCTGTCGGCCATGAGGAAAAGAGGCTCGGCGACGAGTGCGCCAAAGGCGGGAACGGCGAGGGCGACGATCTCTCGGTCGTGCCGGCGTCGGGCGGC
Protein-coding sequences here:
- a CDS encoding MATE family efflux transporter — encoded protein: MTQAPATPKAARRRHDREIVALAVPAFGALVAEPLFLMADSAIVGHLGTSQLAGLAVASALLQTAVSIFVFLAYATTAAVARRVGSGDLKSAIQQGMDGIWLALFLGAVVVAVALPTAPALVELFGASDTATPYAITYLRISSLGIPPMLIVLAATGVLRGLQNTKTPLYVAIAGFVANAGLNVALVYGAGLGIAGSAWGTVIAQVGMAAVYLVVVIRGARRHGASLRPDAAGIKACAQAGAPLLVRTISLRAILMIATAVAARLGDADVAAHQIILSLWSLTAFALDAIAIAGQAIIGRYLGADDAPGARAVCRRMVEWGIAAGVVLGVLIVAARPLFVPLFTSDQLVQDVALPALIVVALSQPICGIVYVLDGVLMGAGDGPYLAWAMLVTFAIFTPVALLVPVLGGGLTAVWGAMALMMTVRMITLWIRYRSGRWAVTGATR